The Procambarus clarkii isolate CNS0578487 chromosome 76, FALCON_Pclarkii_2.0, whole genome shotgun sequence genome includes a window with the following:
- the LOC123771529 gene encoding uncharacterized protein yields MLKAERTEELTEGALFWNHRKINGMRRALVARFRKATETAAAVSNEIHRLNVPESVIEKWRSELLIIARSLNNRSSANNIEHTIEAYGENIRHRKNQITTYAVSLTEKRSAVEKFELQKRCREEESLTIQEMITWLQYYKKKRDKLSEYIQELQCDSFPSCLCKDSNTYTIENPILSEEEKRGLLALLNQSQKQCADKLTEAKHLFSSYQPNEVYEPFLELLESDEDEDMYLQNE; encoded by the exons ATGCTTAAAGCTG AGCGTACAGAAGAACTGACAGAGGGGGCACTCTTTTGGAATCACAGAAAAATTAATGGAATGCGTCGGGCATTAGTTGCCAGATTCAGAAAG gcCACAGAGACAGCTGCAGCAGTTTCAAATGAGATTCACAGGCTTAATGTTCCAGAATCTGTTATTGAGAAATGGAGATCAGAATTACTGATCATTGCAAGATCCTTAAATAACAGATCCTCTGCCAATAACATTGAGCATACTATCGAGGCATATGGAGAGAATATAAGGCATCGCAAAAATCAGATTACCACTTATGCAG TGTCCCTGACTGAAAAAAGAAGTGCAGTGGAAAAGTTTGAGCTCCAGAAGAGATGTAGAGAGGAGGAATCACTAACCATTCAAGAAATGATAACATGGTTACAGTACTACAAAAAGAAAAGGGACAAACTATCCGAGTATATTCAAGAATTACAATGTGATTCTTTCCCTTCATGTCTCTGCAAG GATTCTAACACGTACACCATTGAAAACCCAATTCTGTCAGAAGAAGAGAAACGTGGATTATTGGCTCTTCTCAATCAGAGTCAAAAGCAATGTGCTGACAAGCTTACTGAAGCCAAACATTTATTTAGTTCCTACCAGCCAAATGAGGTCTATGAGCCTTTCTTGGAGCTCTTAGAAAGTGATGAAGAtgaagacatgtatttacaaaatgaatag